In Phycodurus eques isolate BA_2022a chromosome 10, UOR_Pequ_1.1, whole genome shotgun sequence, a genomic segment contains:
- the ccdc120b gene encoding coiled-coil domain-containing protein 120 isoform X3, producing the protein MFRTVVDEWMFLTLYCLLSSCQKFIKPHADGIAEAKRMVLCQRVQAPCQIQHHMTMSSPSVAADQRSLSQPRLTVGSPDHRVSRKLSPVEIYYEMRTRRNSLTSSVSPTHSLPRSASNVEGRSVPATPLLARTAPISVHVRSDVSGNNGLKQWSGSLDVPYMIPLAKEGSSSDRRSCLYNSRARRSNSSEALLDRSSLSDDPVPRNVMHPKGGPYKSSETLTDGKLRHTHLSSPEKHVDGSGEQAKMRLSMGGRGAGVSYNELLMDYIWGKQQRMQAQHNLFQSTGRIWQDLVSHCSPTGGVAPHANGFTHSQVHLPSTAPPYSPMVGRRPQADMRRVKVTRTKSCGPFIPLQQHPQDAILLSESESHLPASGTTTSSIPNLLPYQTELSGPAFGRRPPQFSLPTPEDSTRSLHKALALEGLRDWYLRNALGYPAKSHEGGISRLSHPHPLAFQAQSLQGEAANLHRPQMPQSASFHGHPLHGRSTELSLYQESPHPHTPEGATKEPNADPGTLV; encoded by the exons ATGTTCAGAACTGTGGTAGATGAGTGGATGTTCCTAACTCTGTACTGTCTGCTGTCTTCCTGTCAGAAATTCATCAAGCCACATGCAGATGGAATTGCAGAGGCCAAG AGGATGGTGTTATGTCAGAGAGTACAAGCTCCATGTCAGATTCAACATCACATGACAATG TCCTCTCCCAGTGTGGCTGCAGATCAGCGCTCTCTGTCCCAGCCTCGGCTAACTGTAGGCAGCCCTGACCATAGGGTCAGTAGGAAACTCTCTCCTGTAGAGATTTACTACGAAATGAGGACTCGTCGCAATTCTCTTACAAGTTCTGTCAG TCCAACTCACTCTTTACCAAGAAGTGCATCCAATGTTGAAGGCAGAAGTGTTCCAGCTACACCACTTCTGGCCCGAACTGCACCAATCAGTGTTCATGTCAG GTCTGATGTGTCAGGGAACAATGGGTTGAAGCAGTGGTCTGGCAGTCTTGATGTGCCCTATATGATACCACTCGCTAAGGAGGGCTCCTCCTCGGACCGTAGAAGCTGCCTTTACAACTCCAGAGCCAGACGCAGTAATAGCTCAGAGGCCCTGCTGGATCGGTCCAGCCTTTCAGACGATCCAGTCCCCAGAAACGTGATGCACCCAAAAGGAGGGCCCTACAAGAGCTCGGAAACCCTGACAGATGGGAAACTACGACACACTCACCTGAGCAGCCCTGAGAAACATGTAGACGGATCTGGGGAACAGGCCAAAATGCGCCTTTCCATGGGGGGCCGAGGGGCTGGGGTAAGCTACAATGAGCTGTTGATGGACTATATCTGGGGGAAGCAGCAAAGGATGCAGGCGCAGCACAACCTCTTCCAGTCCACAGGCAGAATCTGGCAGGACTTAGTCTCTCATTGCTCCCCTACTGGAGGAGTTGCCCCCCATGCAAATGGTTTCACCCATTCCCAGGTGCATCTTCCGAGCACTGCACCTCCTTATAGCCCAATGGTTGGCCGAAGGCCTCAAGCTGACATGCGCAGGGTAAAGGTCACCAGAACCAAATCTTGTGGACCCTTTATTCCTTTGCAGCAACACCCCCAGGATGCCATCCTGCTTTCAGAGTCCGAGTCGCACCTTCCTGCCTCTGGTACCACCACGTCCTCCATTCCCAACCTGCTCCCCTACCAGACCGAACTCTCTGGCCCTGCTTTCGGTCGAAGACCCCCGCAATTCTCCCTTCCGACCCCAGAGGACTCAACACGAAGCCTCCACAAAGCCCTGGCTCTGGAGGGACTGAGAGACTGGTACCTTCGGAACGCCCTCGGATATCCCGCTAAGAGCCACGAAGGAGGGATTTCACGGCTGTCACACCCCCACCCTCTGGCATTCCAGGCCCAGTCTCTTCAAGGTGAAGCAGCCAACCTTCACAGGCCTCAAATGCCCCAGTCAGCCAGCTTCCATGGGCACCCACTGCATGGCAG